A window of the Brachybacterium avium genome harbors these coding sequences:
- a CDS encoding type IV secretory system conjugative DNA transfer family protein: protein MAPRGRYDKTPSTFLLLAMEYWWALLIILAAGLLGIWHSAVVLSTPSEWGDFEVSMTGLVGVVRGQGLAEVPGGGTWTYVLLGLLLALIAVVIVAVSALLTKWKLRAPGKGMATKAEVKSTLGREAILSEDRDGRLWPADSKVPAKERTFCVGTASFARGAVEAHLGQEQHLGVVAPTGVGKTFRVLSRAALNAPGALVVTSTKADLLDVIAEPRAKKGKVWVFDLLNLVSWPEAMRWNILRGCEDTVVARARAGQLVKGGKKDSHTAGGGDSNSEFFLGRARTVLQSYLHAAALGGHSIADVLKWAAELETDDTALKILDKHPGADPLLARRLRSAVTGASDTVSSIRQTLDDALDALSLQKINQQFVEDEQIPTFDPDEFVRSTDTLAIIADDNDPTDVTTLVAVLVDSVFQAAKTAARRTESGRLSPPLRAVLDEVANICPLPDFPKMLSDLRGYGVQIIYGLQGRAQTRKTWGPEGSQMIVDNSFAQLILGGSRMRSSSRISPS from the coding sequence ATGGCTCCCCGAGGTCGTTACGACAAGACGCCGTCCACCTTCTTGCTGCTCGCCATGGAGTACTGGTGGGCGTTGCTGATCATCCTCGCCGCTGGCCTACTGGGGATCTGGCACAGTGCGGTGGTGCTGTCCACGCCCTCGGAGTGGGGCGACTTTGAGGTGAGCATGACCGGGCTCGTGGGCGTGGTGCGCGGGCAGGGCCTGGCAGAGGTCCCCGGCGGCGGCACCTGGACCTACGTGCTCCTGGGCCTTCTCCTCGCGCTGATCGCCGTCGTGATCGTGGCCGTCTCGGCGCTGCTGACGAAGTGGAAGCTGCGCGCACCGGGCAAGGGCATGGCCACGAAGGCTGAGGTGAAGAGCACGCTCGGCCGCGAGGCAATCCTCTCCGAGGACCGTGACGGCCGGCTGTGGCCCGCCGACTCGAAGGTCCCCGCGAAGGAGCGGACGTTCTGCGTGGGTACCGCGTCCTTCGCGCGCGGTGCCGTCGAGGCGCATCTCGGCCAGGAGCAGCATCTCGGTGTCGTGGCGCCGACCGGAGTCGGCAAGACGTTCCGCGTCCTGAGCCGGGCCGCGCTCAACGCGCCCGGTGCGCTCGTGGTGACGTCGACGAAGGCGGATCTGCTGGATGTGATCGCCGAACCCCGTGCGAAGAAGGGCAAGGTGTGGGTGTTCGACCTGCTGAACCTCGTGTCCTGGCCCGAGGCGATGCGATGGAACATCCTGCGCGGCTGCGAGGACACGGTCGTGGCTCGAGCTCGCGCGGGACAGCTGGTCAAGGGAGGCAAGAAGGACTCCCACACAGCCGGCGGTGGCGACTCCAACTCCGAGTTCTTCCTCGGCCGTGCCCGGACGGTCCTGCAGTCGTACCTGCACGCGGCCGCGCTGGGCGGCCACTCGATCGCCGACGTGCTGAAGTGGGCGGCTGAGCTCGAGACCGACGACACCGCGCTGAAGATCCTCGACAAGCACCCGGGCGCCGACCCGTTGCTCGCACGCCGCCTGCGCTCGGCGGTCACCGGCGCCTCGGACACCGTCTCCTCGATCCGCCAGACGCTCGACGACGCTCTCGACGCTCTCTCGCTGCAGAAGATCAACCAGCAGTTCGTCGAGGACGAGCAGATCCCCACCTTCGATCCCGACGAGTTCGTGCGGTCCACCGACACGCTGGCGATCATCGCGGACGACAACGACCCCACCGACGTGACCACACTGGTCGCGGTGCTGGTGGACTCAGTGTTCCAGGCGGCCAAGACGGCGGCCCGGCGCACGGAGTCGGGCCGGCTGAGCCCCCCGCTGCGCGCGGTGCTCGATGAGGTCGCGAACATCTGCCCGCTGCCCGATTTCCCCAAGATGCTCTCGGATCTGCGCGGCTACGGGGTCCAGATCATCTACGGCCTGCAGGGACGTGCACAGACCCGGAAGACCTGGGGCCCCGAAGGCTCCCAGATGATCGTGGACAACTCGTTCGCCCAGCTGATCCTCGGGGGATCAAGGATGCGGAGCAGCTCGAGGATCTCTCCAAGCTGA